Proteins from a single region of Felis catus isolate Fca126 chromosome B4, F.catus_Fca126_mat1.0, whole genome shotgun sequence:
- the TAPBPL gene encoding tapasin-related protein isoform X3, which translates to MKKGSQAPGDPASGFEERQWRKVDVVLDCFLVEEDRHPGSLAGSRTTVEALLVLRQVPVLDDGSLEAFTDFQGGTLAKDNPPVTFEASVNLVQIPQAEALLHADCNGKEVSCEISHYFLQATKKDSFIANVQVPGGGPSVSMVMKVLRDAENGAVLHPTLKLPLSPQGMVQTAVELQVTTQTPLLNFLLGSSASLHCGFSVAPGLDLTGVEWRLQHKGHGQLVYSWTTGQRQAKREGASLESEQLLLTGDASLTLPSLTLKDEGTYICQITTSLYQAQQIVQLHVQASPKVQLSLTNKALPPTLICNIAGYYPLDVTVTWIREEPGGAPVPISGASFSSLRQSTAGTYSVSSFLKAEPGPEGTTYTCQVSHISLEEPLRSTAWVAPPEQKTAFGVLLASSLFLLTLFFLGLQRWPAPSPRSAKTLRPSR; encoded by the exons ATGAAGAAAGGTTCCCAGGCTCCTGGGGATCCTGCTTCTGGCTTCg AAGAAAGGCAGTGGCGGAAGGTGGATGTGGTCCTAGACTGCTTCCTGGTGGAGGAAGACAGGCACCCTGGAAGTCTTGCCGGCAGTAGGACCACGGTGGAGGCCTTGCTCGTGCTGAGGCAGGTACCAGTGCTGGATGACGGCTCCCTGGAAGCCTTCACTGATTTCCAAGGGGGCACACTGGCCAAAGACAACCCACCTGTTACCTTCGAGGCCTCAG tgAACTTGGTACAGATTCCTCAAGCCGAGGCCTTACTCCATGCTGACTGCAACGGGAAGGAGGTGTCCTGTGAGATCTCCCACTATTTCCTCCAGGCCACTAAGAAAGATTCGTTCATCGCCAACGTGCAGGTACCCGGAGGGGGACCTAGTGTCTCCATGGTGATGAAGGTTCTCAGGGATGCTGAGAATGGGGCTGTCTTGCACCCCACACTGAAGCTGCCCCTGAGCCCCCAGGGGATGGTGCAGACTGCAg TGGAGCTCCAAGTGACAACACAGACCCCATTGCTGAATTTCCTGCTGGGGTCCTCAGCCTCCCTGCACTGTGGCTTCTCCGTGGCCCCGGGCTTAGACCTGACTGGCGTGGAGTGGCGGCTGCAACATAAGGGCCACGGCCAGCTGGTGTACAGCTGGACCACGGGGCAGCGGCAGGCCAAGCGGGAGGGTGCCTCCCTGGAGTCAGAGCAGCTACTCCTGACCGGGGATGCCTCCCTCACCCTGCCTAGCCTCACCCTGAAGGACGAGGGGACCTACATTTGCCAGATCACCACCTCTCTGTACCAAGCCCAACAGATCGTCCAGCTCCACGTCCAAG ctTCCCCCAAAGTACAACTAAGCTTGACAAACAAAGCGCTGCCACCCACCCTCATCTGCAACATCGCTGGCTATTATCCTCTGGACGTGACTGTGACGTGGATCCGAGAAGAGCCAGGTGGAGCCCCAGTCCCCATCTCTGGGGCCTCCTTCTCCAGCCTCCGACAAAGCACAGCGGGCACCTACAGCGTCTCCTCCTTCTTGAAGGCAGAACCTGGCCCTGAAGGCACCACTTACACCTGCCAGGTCTCCCACATCTCCCTGGAGGAGCCCCTTAGGTCCACCGCCTGGGTTGCCCCACCAG AGCAGAAAACAGCCTTTGGAGTCCTCTTGGCCAGCAGCCTCTTCCTTCTTACGCTGTTTTTCCTGGGGCTCCAGAGATGGCCAG CTCCCTCACCGAGGTCTGCCAAGACGCTGAGGCCCTCTCGGTAA
- the TAPBPL gene encoding tapasin-related protein isoform X1 gives MKKGSQAPGDPASGFGRSSRGDTRSESERGGGQGLERKLQARKGGSESPSSPAGTRPPEQWGRAAGRGGRGGSAAPMGAGQGWCLLLCLALSRVAADPEERQWRKVDVVLDCFLVEEDRHPGSLAGSRTTVEALLVLRQVPVLDDGSLEAFTDFQGGTLAKDNPPVTFEASVNLVQIPQAEALLHADCNGKEVSCEISHYFLQATKKDSFIANVQVPGGGPSVSMVMKVLRDAENGAVLHPTLKLPLSPQGMVQTAVELQVTTQTPLLNFLLGSSASLHCGFSVAPGLDLTGVEWRLQHKGHGQLVYSWTTGQRQAKREGASLESEQLLLTGDASLTLPSLTLKDEGTYICQITTSLYQAQQIVQLHVQASPKVQLSLTNKALPPTLICNIAGYYPLDVTVTWIREEPGGAPVPISGASFSSLRQSTAGTYSVSSFLKAEPGPEGTTYTCQVSHISLEEPLRSTAWVAPPEQKTAFGVLLASSLFLLTLFFLGLQRWPAPSPRSAKTLRPSR, from the exons ATGAAGAAAGGTTCCCAGGCTCCTGGGGATCCTGCTTCTGGCTTCg GCAGAAGCAGCCGCGGTGACACTCGAAGTGAAAGCGAAAGAGGAGGAGGCCAAGGGCTGGAGAGAAAGCTACAGGCCAGAAAGGGTGGTTCGGAGAGCCCCTCTTCTCCAGCCGGGACGCGCCCGCCGGAGCAGTGGGGaagggcggcggggcggggcgggaggggtggCAGCGCAGCCCCCATGGGCGCGGGGCAGGGCTGGTGCCTGCTGCTCTGCCTGGCCCTGTCCCGCGTGGCGGCAGACCCAG AAGAAAGGCAGTGGCGGAAGGTGGATGTGGTCCTAGACTGCTTCCTGGTGGAGGAAGACAGGCACCCTGGAAGTCTTGCCGGCAGTAGGACCACGGTGGAGGCCTTGCTCGTGCTGAGGCAGGTACCAGTGCTGGATGACGGCTCCCTGGAAGCCTTCACTGATTTCCAAGGGGGCACACTGGCCAAAGACAACCCACCTGTTACCTTCGAGGCCTCAG tgAACTTGGTACAGATTCCTCAAGCCGAGGCCTTACTCCATGCTGACTGCAACGGGAAGGAGGTGTCCTGTGAGATCTCCCACTATTTCCTCCAGGCCACTAAGAAAGATTCGTTCATCGCCAACGTGCAGGTACCCGGAGGGGGACCTAGTGTCTCCATGGTGATGAAGGTTCTCAGGGATGCTGAGAATGGGGCTGTCTTGCACCCCACACTGAAGCTGCCCCTGAGCCCCCAGGGGATGGTGCAGACTGCAg TGGAGCTCCAAGTGACAACACAGACCCCATTGCTGAATTTCCTGCTGGGGTCCTCAGCCTCCCTGCACTGTGGCTTCTCCGTGGCCCCGGGCTTAGACCTGACTGGCGTGGAGTGGCGGCTGCAACATAAGGGCCACGGCCAGCTGGTGTACAGCTGGACCACGGGGCAGCGGCAGGCCAAGCGGGAGGGTGCCTCCCTGGAGTCAGAGCAGCTACTCCTGACCGGGGATGCCTCCCTCACCCTGCCTAGCCTCACCCTGAAGGACGAGGGGACCTACATTTGCCAGATCACCACCTCTCTGTACCAAGCCCAACAGATCGTCCAGCTCCACGTCCAAG ctTCCCCCAAAGTACAACTAAGCTTGACAAACAAAGCGCTGCCACCCACCCTCATCTGCAACATCGCTGGCTATTATCCTCTGGACGTGACTGTGACGTGGATCCGAGAAGAGCCAGGTGGAGCCCCAGTCCCCATCTCTGGGGCCTCCTTCTCCAGCCTCCGACAAAGCACAGCGGGCACCTACAGCGTCTCCTCCTTCTTGAAGGCAGAACCTGGCCCTGAAGGCACCACTTACACCTGCCAGGTCTCCCACATCTCCCTGGAGGAGCCCCTTAGGTCCACCGCCTGGGTTGCCCCACCAG AGCAGAAAACAGCCTTTGGAGTCCTCTTGGCCAGCAGCCTCTTCCTTCTTACGCTGTTTTTCCTGGGGCTCCAGAGATGGCCAG CTCCCTCACCGAGGTCTGCCAAGACGCTGAGGCCCTCTCGGTAA
- the CD27 gene encoding CD27 antigen isoform X2: protein MARPPLCWLWILGTLAELSATLAPQCCPEKHYWAQGQLCCQMCKPGLLIRNCTLTANAECACPKGWQCRDKECTECDPPSNPSLTPRPPQAPGPHPQPTHLPYAKKMPEAGTVRQVQTLADFRWLPAPALSTHGPPQRSLCSTDCIRIFVVLSGMFLAFTMVGALCLHQQRKNGLNEEESPVMPAEPCPYSCPREEEGGAIPIQEDYRKPEPASYP, encoded by the exons ATGGCCCGGCCACCCCTCTGCTGGCTGTGGATTCTGGGGACCCTGGCAGAGCTCTCGGCTACCCTGGCCCCCCAGTGCTGTCCAGAGAAGCATTACTGGGCCCAGGGACAACTGTGCTGCCAGATGTGTAAGCCAG gtcTCCTCATTCGAAACTGCACCCTCACCGCCAATGCAGAGTGTGCCTGTCCCAAGGGCTGGCAGTGCAGGGACAAGGAGTGTACCGAGTGTGATCCTCCTTCAAACCCCTCACTGACACCTCGTCCACCTCAGGCCCCAGGCCCACACCCACAACCCACCCACTTACCTTACGCCAAAA AGATGCCAGAGGCCGGGACAGTCCGGCAAGTGCAAACTCTAGCTGATTTCAGGTGGCTGCCTGCCCCAGCTCTCTCTACCCACGGACCAC CCCAAAGGTCCCTGTGCAGCACAGACTGCATCCGCATCTTTGTGGTCCTCTCTGGAATGTTTCTTGCTTTCACCATGGTCGGAGCCCTGTGCCtccatcaacaaagaaaaaatggactAA ACGAAGAAGAAAGTCCAGTGATGCCTGCAGAGCCTTGTCCTTACAGCTGCCCCAGGGAAGAAGAGGGGGGCGCCATCCCCATTCAGGAAGACTACCGAAAACCAGAGCCTGCTTCCTACCCCTGA
- the CD27 gene encoding CD27 antigen isoform X1 produces the protein MARPPLCWLWILGTLAELSATLAPQCCPEKHYWAQGQLCCQMCKPGTFLVKDCDRHGEAAQCDPCIPGASFSPDHHIRRHCESCRHCNSGLLIRNCTLTANAECACPKGWQCRDKECTECDPPSNPSLTPRPPQAPGPHPQPTHLPYAKKMPEAGTVRQVQTLADFRWLPAPALSTHGPPQRSLCSTDCIRIFVVLSGMFLAFTMVGALCLHQQRKNGLNEEESPVMPAEPCPYSCPREEEGGAIPIQEDYRKPEPASYP, from the exons ATGGCCCGGCCACCCCTCTGCTGGCTGTGGATTCTGGGGACCCTGGCAGAGCTCTCGGCTACCCTGGCCCCCCAGTGCTGTCCAGAGAAGCATTACTGGGCCCAGGGACAACTGTGCTGCCAGATGTGTAAGCCAG GGACCTTCCTGGTGAAGGACTGTGACAGACACGGAGAGGCTGCTCAGTGTGATCCATGCATACCGGGGGCCTCCTTTTCACCAGACCACCACATCCGGCGCCACTGTGAGAGTTGTCGGCATTGTAACTCTG gtcTCCTCATTCGAAACTGCACCCTCACCGCCAATGCAGAGTGTGCCTGTCCCAAGGGCTGGCAGTGCAGGGACAAGGAGTGTACCGAGTGTGATCCTCCTTCAAACCCCTCACTGACACCTCGTCCACCTCAGGCCCCAGGCCCACACCCACAACCCACCCACTTACCTTACGCCAAAA AGATGCCAGAGGCCGGGACAGTCCGGCAAGTGCAAACTCTAGCTGATTTCAGGTGGCTGCCTGCCCCAGCTCTCTCTACCCACGGACCAC CCCAAAGGTCCCTGTGCAGCACAGACTGCATCCGCATCTTTGTGGTCCTCTCTGGAATGTTTCTTGCTTTCACCATGGTCGGAGCCCTGTGCCtccatcaacaaagaaaaaatggactAA ACGAAGAAGAAAGTCCAGTGATGCCTGCAGAGCCTTGTCCTTACAGCTGCCCCAGGGAAGAAGAGGGGGGCGCCATCCCCATTCAGGAAGACTACCGAAAACCAGAGCCTGCTTCCTACCCCTGA
- the TAPBPL gene encoding tapasin-related protein isoform X2 yields MGAGQGWCLLLCLALSRVAADPEERQWRKVDVVLDCFLVEEDRHPGSLAGSRTTVEALLVLRQVPVLDDGSLEAFTDFQGGTLAKDNPPVTFEASVNLVQIPQAEALLHADCNGKEVSCEISHYFLQATKKDSFIANVQVPGGGPSVSMVMKVLRDAENGAVLHPTLKLPLSPQGMVQTAVELQVTTQTPLLNFLLGSSASLHCGFSVAPGLDLTGVEWRLQHKGHGQLVYSWTTGQRQAKREGASLESEQLLLTGDASLTLPSLTLKDEGTYICQITTSLYQAQQIVQLHVQASPKVQLSLTNKALPPTLICNIAGYYPLDVTVTWIREEPGGAPVPISGASFSSLRQSTAGTYSVSSFLKAEPGPEGTTYTCQVSHISLEEPLRSTAWVAPPEQKTAFGVLLASSLFLLTLFFLGLQRWPAPSPRSAKTLRPSR; encoded by the exons ATGGGCGCGGGGCAGGGCTGGTGCCTGCTGCTCTGCCTGGCCCTGTCCCGCGTGGCGGCAGACCCAG AAGAAAGGCAGTGGCGGAAGGTGGATGTGGTCCTAGACTGCTTCCTGGTGGAGGAAGACAGGCACCCTGGAAGTCTTGCCGGCAGTAGGACCACGGTGGAGGCCTTGCTCGTGCTGAGGCAGGTACCAGTGCTGGATGACGGCTCCCTGGAAGCCTTCACTGATTTCCAAGGGGGCACACTGGCCAAAGACAACCCACCTGTTACCTTCGAGGCCTCAG tgAACTTGGTACAGATTCCTCAAGCCGAGGCCTTACTCCATGCTGACTGCAACGGGAAGGAGGTGTCCTGTGAGATCTCCCACTATTTCCTCCAGGCCACTAAGAAAGATTCGTTCATCGCCAACGTGCAGGTACCCGGAGGGGGACCTAGTGTCTCCATGGTGATGAAGGTTCTCAGGGATGCTGAGAATGGGGCTGTCTTGCACCCCACACTGAAGCTGCCCCTGAGCCCCCAGGGGATGGTGCAGACTGCAg TGGAGCTCCAAGTGACAACACAGACCCCATTGCTGAATTTCCTGCTGGGGTCCTCAGCCTCCCTGCACTGTGGCTTCTCCGTGGCCCCGGGCTTAGACCTGACTGGCGTGGAGTGGCGGCTGCAACATAAGGGCCACGGCCAGCTGGTGTACAGCTGGACCACGGGGCAGCGGCAGGCCAAGCGGGAGGGTGCCTCCCTGGAGTCAGAGCAGCTACTCCTGACCGGGGATGCCTCCCTCACCCTGCCTAGCCTCACCCTGAAGGACGAGGGGACCTACATTTGCCAGATCACCACCTCTCTGTACCAAGCCCAACAGATCGTCCAGCTCCACGTCCAAG ctTCCCCCAAAGTACAACTAAGCTTGACAAACAAAGCGCTGCCACCCACCCTCATCTGCAACATCGCTGGCTATTATCCTCTGGACGTGACTGTGACGTGGATCCGAGAAGAGCCAGGTGGAGCCCCAGTCCCCATCTCTGGGGCCTCCTTCTCCAGCCTCCGACAAAGCACAGCGGGCACCTACAGCGTCTCCTCCTTCTTGAAGGCAGAACCTGGCCCTGAAGGCACCACTTACACCTGCCAGGTCTCCCACATCTCCCTGGAGGAGCCCCTTAGGTCCACCGCCTGGGTTGCCCCACCAG AGCAGAAAACAGCCTTTGGAGTCCTCTTGGCCAGCAGCCTCTTCCTTCTTACGCTGTTTTTCCTGGGGCTCCAGAGATGGCCAG CTCCCTCACCGAGGTCTGCCAAGACGCTGAGGCCCTCTCGGTAA